One part of the Truepera radiovictrix DSM 17093 genome encodes these proteins:
- a CDS encoding alginate O-acetyltransferase AlgF: MKTASLGRTSRPLYVGMVLWAFLWGVQGAAQELYAPAPPPDAAFVRVVHAAQDLAEVTPEVGESTFDAIAFGSVTPYQVVSQGERTLLAGALEETLEVSAGRFYTVALTDEGALLLEDPTLDNSARALLTLYNLSDLAAVDLRTADGETEVIAGVAPGASASIDVNPITTAFGVFEADVPIATFDEVALQRGGVYSAFVFGPADAPSGLFEVNTTQTLE, from the coding sequence ATGAAAACAGCATCGTTGGGACGTACGTCGCGGCCCCTCTACGTGGGGATGGTGCTCTGGGCGTTTCTTTGGGGGGTGCAGGGGGCGGCGCAGGAGCTCTACGCGCCGGCGCCGCCGCCCGACGCCGCTTTTGTCCGGGTCGTGCACGCCGCGCAGGACCTCGCCGAGGTGACGCCGGAGGTCGGCGAGAGCACGTTTGACGCTATCGCCTTTGGGAGCGTCACGCCGTACCAGGTCGTCAGCCAGGGGGAGCGCACGCTCTTGGCCGGAGCCCTCGAGGAGACGCTCGAGGTGAGCGCGGGCCGCTTCTACACGGTCGCACTGACCGACGAGGGCGCCTTGCTCTTGGAGGACCCGACGCTCGACAACAGCGCCCGCGCGCTTCTGACGCTCTACAACCTCTCGGACCTCGCCGCCGTGGACTTAAGGACGGCCGACGGGGAGACGGAGGTGATCGCCGGGGTCGCGCCGGGGGCGTCGGCGAGCATCGACGTCAACCCCATCACCACGGCCTTCGGGGTGTTCGAGGCGGACGTGCCGATCGCCACCTTTGACGAGGTCGCGCTGCAGCGCGGCGGCGTCTACAGCGCCTTCGTCTTCGGCCCCGCGGACGCGCCGAGCGGGCTTTTCGAGGTCAACACCACGCAGACGCTCGAGTAA
- a CDS encoding thymidine phosphorylase, whose translation MRATDMIDKKRHGGEHTREELEAFIGGYVAGEVPDYQVAAWLMAVVFRGMTVRETAELTAVMAHSGDLLDLSGLPHTVDKHSTGGVGDKTSLVLAPLLAAAGAVVAKMSGRGLGHTGGTIDKLESIPGFRTDLSERDFYRQAETVGVVITGQSKELAPADGLLYALRDATATVQSLPLIAASIMSKKLAGGARTIVLDVKVGSGAFMKTPAEARELARTMLGIGERANRNVRALLSDMSEPLGRAVGNALEVDEAVRCLQGEGPEDLQALCLALAEAGLAAAGLDASRAALQELISSGRAFATFEAWVRAQGGDVSQLGHLERAPDRHTLRAPRSGYVARLEALEVGQAVKVLGGGRSRKGDAIDPGVGVVLHAKVGDEVAAGDALATLYHRGGRGFEEALARLEGAFTLADEAAAAPELVLETLA comes from the coding sequence ATGCGCGCAACCGACATGATCGACAAAAAACGCCACGGGGGTGAGCACACCCGCGAGGAGTTAGAGGCCTTTATCGGGGGCTACGTCGCGGGTGAGGTGCCCGACTACCAGGTCGCGGCGTGGCTCATGGCGGTCGTTTTTCGGGGGATGACGGTCCGCGAGACCGCCGAGCTGACCGCCGTCATGGCGCACTCGGGCGACCTGCTCGACCTGAGCGGCCTCCCCCACACCGTCGACAAGCACTCGACGGGTGGCGTCGGCGACAAGACGAGCCTCGTGCTCGCGCCCCTCTTGGCCGCCGCGGGCGCCGTGGTCGCCAAGATGAGCGGGCGCGGCCTCGGGCACACGGGCGGCACCATCGACAAACTCGAGAGCATCCCCGGCTTTCGCACCGACTTAAGCGAGCGCGACTTTTACCGGCAGGCCGAAACCGTCGGCGTGGTCATCACCGGCCAGTCCAAGGAGCTCGCCCCCGCCGACGGGCTCCTCTACGCCCTGCGCGACGCCACGGCGACGGTGCAGTCGCTCCCACTCATTGCCGCTTCGATCATGAGCAAAAAGCTCGCCGGCGGCGCGCGCACCATCGTGCTCGACGTCAAGGTGGGTAGCGGCGCCTTTATGAAGACGCCCGCCGAGGCGCGCGAGCTCGCCCGGACGATGCTCGGTATCGGGGAGCGCGCGAACCGGAACGTGCGGGCGCTCCTCAGCGACATGTCCGAACCCCTGGGCCGGGCGGTCGGCAACGCGCTCGAGGTCGACGAGGCGGTGCGCTGCCTCCAGGGGGAGGGGCCGGAGGACCTGCAGGCGCTCTGCTTGGCGCTCGCCGAGGCGGGGCTCGCGGCGGCGGGGCTCGACGCGAGCCGCGCGGCGCTCCAGGAGCTCATCTCGAGCGGGCGGGCGTTTGCAACGTTCGAGGCGTGGGTGCGGGCGCAGGGGGGCGACGTGAGCCAGCTGGGCCACCTCGAGCGCGCCCCCGACAGGCACACCCTCCGGGCGCCGCGCAGCGGTTACGTGGCGCGCCTTGAGGCGCTCGAGGTCGGCCAAGCGGTCAAGGTCTTGGGCGGCGGCCGCAGCAGAAAGGGGGACGCCATCGACCCGGGCGTCGGGGTGGTGCTGCACGCCAAGGTCGGCGACGAGGTCGCCGCGGGCGACGCGCTCGCGACCCTCTACCACCGCGGCGGGCGGGGCTTCGAGGAGGCGCTCGCGCGCCTCGAGGGGGCCTTTACGCTCGCCGACGAAGCGGCCGCGGCGCCCGAGCTCGTGCTCGAAACCCTCGCCTAG